A section of the Archocentrus centrarchus isolate MPI-CPG fArcCen1 chromosome 20, fArcCen1, whole genome shotgun sequence genome encodes:
- the msc gene encoding musculin — MSTGSAASDAEDEETCHRRTTTPLENTARKVTCYNPSRYSEEELEDEGVEGRIKQERRLSKALQRETRQSQRNAANARERARMRVLSKAFSRLKTSLPWVPADTKLSKLDTLRLASSYISHLRQLLQDDRFESRFAHPVSLTWPFMMTGRSEEDISSTIRLCGATA, encoded by the exons ATGTCCACTGGCTCTGCTGCAAGTGATGCTGAGGACGAGGAGACATGCCACAGAAGGACTACCACCCCCTTGGAGAACACCGCTCGGAAAGTCACCTGCTATAATCCCAGCCGGTATTCGGAGGAGGAGTTGGAAGATGAAGGTGTGGAGGGGAGGATCAAGCAGGAGCGCAGACTTTCCAAAGCGCTCCAGAGGGAAACGCGGCAATCACAGAGGAACGCGGCTAACGCCAGGGAGAGGGCAAGGATGAGAGTGCTGAGCAAAGCTTTCTCCAGACTGAAAACCAGCCTGCCCTGGGTTCCAGCGGACACCAAACTTTCCAAACTGGACACGCTTCGTCTTGCTTCTAGCTACATTTCCCACCTTAGGCAGCTTCTGCAGGATGACCGGTTCGAGAGCAGATTTGCACACCCAGTCAGTCTG aCTTGGCCATTTATGATGACAGGAAGATCAGAGGAGGACATCTCATCCACTATAAGACTTTGTGGAGCAACAGCATAG